The Mycolicibacterium boenickei genome has a segment encoding these proteins:
- the aspS gene encoding aspartate--tRNA ligase — MLRSHAAGSLRAADAGQTVTLAGWVARRRDHGGVIFIDLRDASGVSQVVFREGDVLAAAHRLRAEFCIAVTGVVEVRPEGNENPEIPTGKIEVNATSLTVLSESAPLPFQLDETAGEEARLKYRYLDLRREGPGNAIRLRSKVNAAARGVLAEHDFVEIETPTLTRSTPEGARDFLVPARLQPGSFYALPQSPQLFKQLLMVAGMERYYQIARCYRDEDFRADRQPEFTQLDMELSFVDADDVMAIAEQVLRAVWSTIGYELPLPLPRISYADAMRRFGSDKPDLRFGVELIECTEYFKDTPFRVFQAPYVGAVVMEGGASQPRRTLDGWQEFAKQRGHKGLAYVLVGEDGTLGGPVAKNLTDAERDGLAAHVGAKPGDCVFFAAGPARSARALLGATRIEIAKRLDLIDPAAWAFTWVVDFPMFEPADVATASGDVAVGSGAWTAVHHAFTAPKPESEDTFDSDPGNALSDAYDIVCNGNEIGGGSIRIHRRDIQERVFAMMGIDHDEAQDKFGFLLDAFAFGAPPHGGIAFGWDRITALLAGVDSIREVIAFPKSGGGVDPLTDAPAPITPQQRKESGIDAKPESKAKPESKSENKSEAGA, encoded by the coding sequence GTGCTGCGCAGTCATGCCGCCGGTTCATTGCGGGCCGCGGATGCCGGTCAAACGGTCACCTTGGCGGGATGGGTGGCGCGTCGCCGTGACCACGGCGGCGTCATCTTCATCGACCTGCGCGACGCGTCTGGCGTGTCGCAGGTGGTGTTCCGCGAAGGCGATGTGCTCGCCGCCGCGCACCGGTTGCGCGCCGAGTTCTGCATCGCCGTCACCGGGGTGGTCGAGGTCCGTCCCGAGGGCAACGAGAACCCCGAGATCCCGACCGGCAAGATCGAGGTGAACGCCACTTCGTTGACCGTGCTGTCCGAGAGCGCCCCGCTGCCGTTCCAGCTCGATGAGACCGCAGGCGAGGAAGCCCGGCTCAAGTACCGCTACCTCGACCTGCGCCGTGAGGGCCCGGGCAACGCAATCCGGTTGCGCTCCAAGGTGAATGCCGCCGCCCGTGGCGTGCTGGCCGAGCATGACTTCGTCGAGATCGAAACCCCGACGCTGACCCGCTCGACTCCCGAGGGCGCCCGCGACTTCCTGGTGCCCGCCCGCTTGCAGCCCGGCTCGTTCTACGCGCTGCCGCAGAGCCCGCAGCTGTTCAAGCAGCTGCTCATGGTCGCCGGCATGGAGCGCTACTACCAGATCGCGCGCTGCTACCGCGACGAGGACTTCCGCGCCGACCGCCAGCCGGAATTCACCCAGCTGGACATGGAGCTCAGCTTCGTCGATGCCGACGACGTGATGGCGATCGCCGAGCAGGTGCTGCGGGCGGTGTGGTCGACGATCGGCTACGAGCTGCCGCTGCCGTTGCCGCGGATCAGCTACGCCGACGCGATGCGCCGCTTCGGTTCCGACAAGCCCGACCTGCGGTTCGGCGTCGAGCTCATCGAGTGCACCGAGTACTTCAAGGACACCCCGTTCCGGGTGTTCCAGGCCCCGTACGTGGGCGCGGTCGTGATGGAGGGCGGCGCGTCACAGCCGCGGCGCACCCTCGACGGCTGGCAGGAGTTCGCCAAGCAGCGCGGCCACAAGGGACTGGCCTACGTGCTGGTGGGTGAGGACGGAACGCTGGGCGGTCCGGTGGCCAAGAACCTCACCGACGCCGAGCGTGACGGGCTGGCCGCCCATGTCGGCGCCAAGCCCGGTGACTGCGTGTTCTTCGCGGCAGGCCCGGCCCGCTCGGCGCGTGCGCTGCTGGGAGCCACCCGCATCGAGATCGCCAAGCGCCTGGACCTGATCGACCCGGCCGCATGGGCGTTCACCTGGGTGGTGGATTTCCCGATGTTCGAACCCGCCGACGTGGCGACCGCCTCGGGCGACGTGGCGGTGGGCTCGGGTGCCTGGACGGCCGTGCACCACGCCTTCACCGCGCCCAAGCCCGAATCGGAGGACACCTTCGACTCGGACCCGGGCAACGCGTTGTCCGATGCCTACGACATCGTCTGCAACGGCAACGAGATCGGTGGCGGGTCGATCCGTATCCACCGGCGCGACATCCAGGAGCGGGTGTTCGCGATGATGGGCATCGATCACGACGAGGCCCAGGACAAGTTCGGGTTCCTGCTGGACGCCTTCGCCTTCGGTGCCCCGCCACACGGCGGTATCGCCTTCGGCTGGGACCGCATCACCGCGCTGCTGGCCGGGGTGGATTCGATCCGCGAGGTCATCGCATTCCCGAAGTCCGGTGGCGGTGTCGACCCGCTGACCGATGCGCCCGCGCCGATCACCCCGCAGCAGCGCAAGGAGTCGGGGATCGACGCCAAGCCGGAGTCGAAGGCCAAGCCCGAATCGAAGTCCGAGAACAAGTCCGAGGCCGGGGCTTAG
- a CDS encoding FAD-dependent oxidoreductase codes for MTCVSTPASCAPRPTVVVLGAGIAGLTAAHELADRGFDVTVYEPRQDERNGLGTAPAGIHPPVKLGGLAASQFSTVGPFGGSPAQLRPFPERRGDPRPPECAVAGEHGFRFFPAYYLHIWDLFQRIPVYQRTGAGDCQPTARTVMDNVRRVVTQGTTVDGKPSLVFPRELPRSLAEFFGVLRQLTQLGFTANDVAAFQGRLLRYLVTSPLRRGRELQNLSSYDFFVGHDNDTTCQPVSYSPNFDALLREMPRVLAAFDPKWGDARTNITTYLQLYLNMDRRDDKADGVLNGPTTEAWFDNWYRHLVSLGVHFVHGEAAQLLPPSIDPGQPPHLRPRVQIVLTDGTLLNPDYTVVAVDAPAAERITAALRAAGTGGTVAGLDGFTTSAPPADGPLQSQGTRTTTPRDPYCMDELGRVPWDRFQTLSGIQFYFDTEFQLIRGHMYYAGTEWALSSINQHGLWENRPRLARDGYVSVLSVDIGDFNAPSRHLVDELGRGRAARDCTADEIAAEVWRQIVTALTNDAGNVAEELLPWPVWYALDRGLVMADGPGQGRGRVVRNETPYLVPIIGDWDNRPGGDPWNPHGTSWSFAPTEQWWLEDLERRQVWQARHGGYQVHHNSVVFAGTWARTFTRMTSMEAACESARHAVNAILDHYVWVGSGGLDRRENTVLPWLFPYGFLDQGLSSPIRMPTPAGDYCYIFDVENREPADTRALRILDSEYCMQSLPHPLDTIAAPAVPTPPGARP; via the coding sequence ATGACCTGCGTGTCGACGCCCGCGTCGTGCGCCCCGCGCCCGACTGTGGTCGTCCTCGGTGCAGGCATCGCCGGCCTCACCGCGGCACACGAACTGGCCGACCGTGGTTTCGACGTCACGGTGTACGAGCCGCGCCAGGACGAGCGCAACGGTCTCGGTACCGCGCCGGCCGGAATCCATCCCCCGGTCAAGCTCGGCGGCCTTGCCGCATCCCAGTTCTCGACAGTGGGTCCCTTCGGCGGCAGCCCGGCGCAACTGCGTCCGTTCCCTGAACGAAGAGGTGACCCACGCCCGCCCGAGTGCGCGGTCGCCGGGGAGCACGGCTTCCGCTTCTTCCCGGCCTATTACCTGCACATCTGGGATCTGTTCCAACGCATCCCCGTTTACCAGCGCACGGGTGCCGGCGACTGTCAGCCGACCGCACGCACCGTCATGGACAACGTGCGCCGCGTCGTAACCCAGGGCACGACAGTGGACGGCAAGCCGTCCTTGGTGTTCCCCCGCGAATTGCCGCGCAGTCTGGCCGAATTCTTCGGCGTTCTGCGTCAGCTCACCCAATTGGGTTTCACCGCAAACGATGTCGCCGCCTTCCAGGGTCGGCTACTTCGCTACCTGGTCACCAGTCCGTTGCGCCGGGGGCGGGAACTGCAGAACCTGTCCTCGTACGACTTCTTCGTCGGGCACGACAACGACACGACCTGCCAGCCGGTGTCCTACTCACCGAACTTCGACGCGCTGCTGCGCGAAATGCCTCGCGTGCTGGCCGCATTCGACCCGAAGTGGGGTGACGCCCGTACCAACATCACCACATATCTGCAGCTCTACCTGAACATGGACCGGCGCGACGACAAGGCCGACGGCGTCCTCAACGGCCCGACCACCGAGGCGTGGTTCGACAACTGGTATCGGCACCTCGTCTCCCTCGGCGTCCATTTCGTCCACGGCGAGGCGGCGCAACTTCTACCGCCATCGATCGACCCGGGGCAGCCGCCGCATCTGAGGCCGCGGGTGCAGATCGTGCTGACCGACGGTACCCTGCTGAACCCCGACTACACCGTGGTTGCCGTGGATGCTCCTGCGGCCGAGCGGATCACGGCGGCACTGCGAGCCGCCGGCACCGGCGGGACCGTGGCCGGCCTGGACGGTTTCACTACCTCCGCGCCGCCTGCCGACGGACCGCTGCAGTCGCAGGGCACCCGGACGACGACCCCGCGCGACCCGTACTGCATGGACGAGTTGGGACGTGTGCCCTGGGACCGGTTCCAGACGCTCAGTGGCATCCAGTTCTATTTCGACACGGAGTTCCAGCTGATCCGCGGGCACATGTACTACGCCGGAACCGAGTGGGCGCTGTCCTCGATCAATCAGCACGGGCTGTGGGAGAACCGGCCCCGGCTGGCCCGCGACGGATACGTCTCGGTGCTCTCGGTCGATATCGGCGATTTCAACGCGCCGTCCCGTCACCTGGTCGACGAGCTGGGCCGCGGCCGGGCAGCCCGGGATTGCACGGCCGACGAGATCGCCGCCGAGGTGTGGCGGCAGATCGTCACCGCCCTGACCAACGACGCCGGCAACGTCGCGGAGGAACTGCTGCCATGGCCTGTCTGGTACGCGCTGGACCGAGGTCTGGTGATGGCCGACGGGCCCGGCCAGGGCCGTGGCCGGGTTGTCCGCAACGAAACCCCTTACCTGGTGCCGATCATCGGCGACTGGGACAACCGGCCCGGCGGTGACCCGTGGAATCCGCACGGCACGTCGTGGAGTTTCGCCCCGACCGAGCAATGGTGGCTCGAAGACCTCGAGCGGCGTCAGGTCTGGCAGGCCCGCCACGGCGGCTACCAGGTGCACCACAACTCGGTGGTCTTCGCAGGCACCTGGGCCAGGACGTTCACGCGGATGACGTCGATGGAAGCGGCCTGCGAATCGGCCCGGCACGCCGTCAACGCCATCCTTGATCACTATGTGTGGGTGGGATCCGGCGGCCTCGACCGCCGCGAAAATACGGTACTCCCTTGGCTTTTCCCGTACGGCTTTCTCGATCAGGGTCTCTCCAGCCCGATCCGGATGCCGACGCCCGCCGGCGACTACTGCTACATCTTCGACGTCGAGAACCGCGAACCGGCCGATACCCGGGCGCTGCGCATCCTCGACTCCGAGTACTGCATGCAATCACTGCCCCATCCGTTGGACACCATTGCCGCACCCGCTGTCCCGACACCGCCAGGAGCCCGACCATGA
- a CDS encoding polyprenyl synthetase family protein, with amino-acid sequence MTSTLPEARAAHAEPNQLDAYLALCKEACDDEITRIYGSGTESSGLRELILDYPRRGGKALRPALSIAVCLGLGGHLDAILPTAATLELYHNAFLIHDDIEDESWWRRGKPALHIDHGIPVAVNVGDAMLSLSLQPLLDNVERIGLGPALRILKAVAHMTRQTVDGQAIELDWVRTNTWRLDDTDYLRMVELKTSWYSFITPLQAGAIAAGTAPEHLTHLEWFGRHLGAAFQITDDLLNLRAEPEAYGKEIGGDLWEGKRTLMVLHALQCADPAEREHAVHILSKRRPSTEGELGLTDLLDRLATRGELSRTGHHALTNFLRTQHITEPKTLDEIQWLFGLLQRTGSLTHAKDIAARHAGHAAAVLTDLDWLAPSHHRQVLTDLVDYVHGRTR; translated from the coding sequence ATGACCTCCACGCTGCCTGAAGCGCGCGCAGCGCACGCCGAACCGAATCAGCTCGACGCCTACCTCGCACTGTGCAAGGAGGCCTGTGACGACGAGATCACCAGGATCTACGGCAGCGGAACAGAATCCAGCGGTTTGCGAGAGCTGATCCTCGACTACCCGCGCCGCGGCGGGAAAGCGCTCCGGCCCGCGCTGAGCATCGCCGTCTGCCTGGGACTCGGCGGCCATCTCGACGCCATCCTGCCGACGGCGGCGACGCTCGAGCTCTACCACAACGCCTTTCTCATCCATGACGACATCGAGGACGAATCATGGTGGCGGCGCGGCAAACCCGCACTCCACATCGACCACGGGATCCCGGTCGCGGTCAACGTCGGCGACGCCATGCTGTCACTGTCCCTGCAGCCGCTGCTGGACAACGTCGAGCGCATCGGATTGGGCCCGGCGCTGCGCATCCTCAAAGCCGTCGCGCACATGACCCGTCAGACCGTCGACGGTCAGGCGATCGAACTGGATTGGGTCCGGACCAACACCTGGCGCCTCGACGACACCGACTACCTGCGGATGGTGGAACTCAAGACCAGCTGGTACTCGTTCATCACCCCGCTGCAGGCCGGTGCCATCGCCGCAGGCACCGCACCTGAGCACCTGACGCACTTGGAGTGGTTCGGCCGCCACCTCGGCGCCGCATTCCAGATCACCGATGACCTGCTGAACCTGCGCGCCGAGCCGGAGGCCTACGGCAAGGAGATCGGCGGCGACCTCTGGGAGGGCAAGCGGACCCTGATGGTGTTGCACGCCCTGCAATGCGCGGATCCGGCCGAACGGGAACATGCCGTGCACATCCTGTCCAAGCGCCGGCCCAGCACCGAGGGCGAGTTGGGTTTGACCGACCTGCTCGACCGGCTCGCCACCCGGGGCGAACTGTCCCGCACCGGTCACCATGCCCTCACGAACTTCCTTCGTACCCAACACATCACCGAGCCGAAGACCCTCGATGAGATTCAGTGGCTGTTCGGACTGCTGCAGCGCACCGGATCGCTGACACACGCCAAGGACATCGCCGCCCGGCACGCCGGGCACGCTGCGGCGGTACTGACGGATCTCGACTGGCTGGCCCCGAGTCATCACCGGCAGGTTCTCACCGACCTGGTCGACTATGTACACGGGCGGACCCGATGA
- a CDS encoding carboxylesterase/lipase family protein: MSVVAEHSTIAHTSLGRLRGTREGGVSVWRGVEYAQQPVGALRFLAPRPVVPWSGVRDAVEHGPLPPQGRSFVGGGRDDPKVRDEACLTVTVWSPDTGGSLPVMVWIPGGAFVYGAGQLQLYNGSRLAANGDVVVVNVTYRLGVFGGFELGDLGEGFDDNLCLRDQIAALQWVRDNIAAFGGDPDQITVFGESAGATSVLALLASPAADGLFARAIAQSPALPLIADREDRARQSRRFMHLLGVGAEQLKVLPQRQLCRAAGRLQLESAQQTPTLAYGLTHGVDLLPLHPIEAARAGAVSAVPLIIGTNSHEASMFAWGKPPMLPTTLAGVEDYLRRRAPADRDRILAAYPDFPRRRALIAFGSDVMFGAPTWAFADAYSAHAPTHVYRFDHTTWTLKVLGLGATHGSEIVHIQHSYSSYLGRKLHPLGRRVQPSVGRRMQRTWLDFARAEVAEWPEYDVERRLTRVIRSTRDETVADPDSVRRQVWEGLA, from the coding sequence GTGTCCGTCGTTGCGGAACATTCGACCATCGCCCACACCTCGCTGGGGCGGCTACGCGGCACCCGTGAAGGCGGGGTCAGCGTATGGCGAGGTGTCGAGTACGCCCAGCAGCCCGTCGGCGCGTTGCGCTTCCTGGCGCCGCGGCCCGTGGTGCCCTGGTCCGGGGTCCGCGACGCCGTCGAGCACGGCCCGCTGCCCCCACAGGGGCGTTCGTTCGTCGGGGGAGGCCGCGACGACCCCAAGGTCCGGGACGAGGCCTGCCTGACCGTGACGGTGTGGTCGCCCGACACCGGCGGATCGCTACCCGTGATGGTGTGGATCCCCGGCGGCGCGTTCGTCTACGGCGCCGGCCAGTTGCAGCTCTACAACGGTTCGCGGCTGGCGGCCAACGGCGATGTGGTCGTCGTCAACGTCACCTACCGGCTCGGCGTGTTCGGCGGGTTCGAACTCGGTGACCTGGGTGAGGGATTCGACGACAACCTGTGCCTGCGCGACCAGATCGCCGCCCTGCAGTGGGTGCGCGACAACATCGCCGCATTCGGCGGCGATCCCGACCAGATCACGGTGTTCGGTGAATCGGCCGGTGCCACATCGGTGTTGGCCCTGCTGGCCAGTCCAGCGGCCGACGGGCTGTTCGCGCGGGCCATCGCCCAGAGCCCGGCGTTGCCATTGATCGCCGACCGTGAGGACCGGGCCCGTCAGTCCCGGCGCTTCATGCACCTGCTCGGGGTCGGGGCCGAGCAGCTCAAGGTGCTGCCGCAACGACAGTTGTGTCGCGCCGCGGGCCGGCTGCAGCTCGAGAGTGCGCAGCAGACACCGACGTTGGCTTACGGGCTGACCCACGGCGTCGACCTGCTGCCGCTGCACCCGATCGAGGCGGCACGCGCAGGTGCGGTGTCCGCGGTGCCGTTGATCATCGGCACCAACAGCCACGAGGCGTCGATGTTCGCCTGGGGCAAACCGCCGATGTTGCCGACCACGTTGGCCGGCGTCGAGGACTACCTCCGTCGCCGCGCCCCGGCTGACCGCGACCGGATTCTTGCCGCCTATCCCGATTTCCCGCGCCGCCGCGCCTTGATCGCGTTCGGCTCCGACGTCATGTTCGGCGCGCCGACCTGGGCATTCGCCGATGCCTACAGTGCCCATGCGCCGACTCACGTGTACCGGTTCGACCACACCACCTGGACGTTGAAGGTGTTGGGGCTTGGCGCCACCCACGGCAGCGAGATCGTGCACATCCAGCACAGCTACAGCTCGTATCTGGGGCGCAAGCTGCATCCGTTGGGTCGCCGGGTCCAGCCGTCGGTCGGCCGTCGGATGCAGCGCACCTGGTTGGATTTCGCCCGGGCCGAGGTCGCCGAGTGGCCGGAGTACGACGTCGAGCGGCGCCTGACCCGGGTGATCCGGTCCACGCGGGACGAGACCGTCGCCGATCCCGATTCGGTGCGACGCCAGGTGTGGGAGGGGCTGGCCTAG
- a CDS encoding SCP-2 sterol transfer family protein, producing MAEPVSSLLRRSIEHLADEGPDGYRLILQQLGPLVVELDVDGEVFSLSGGNELRVADGHADAPGVRLRTSRGAILDVLDATVGLGDAVETDMLCVRGALDDVLRAHDTLLAYVHAAVRAPTQPALLNALRSGAS from the coding sequence ATGGCTGAGCCGGTTTCGTCGCTGCTGCGACGCTCGATCGAGCACCTCGCCGACGAGGGGCCCGACGGCTACCGGCTGATCCTGCAACAGTTGGGGCCACTGGTGGTCGAGCTCGACGTGGATGGTGAGGTGTTCTCCCTGTCGGGCGGGAATGAACTCCGGGTCGCCGACGGCCATGCGGATGCGCCCGGCGTCCGGCTACGCACCTCCCGTGGCGCCATCCTCGACGTGCTGGACGCAACGGTCGGGCTCGGAGACGCAGTGGAGACCGACATGCTGTGCGTCCGAGGCGCGCTCGACGATGTGCTGCGCGCGCACGACACGCTTCTCGCCTACGTCCATGCCGCAGTCCGGGCTCCGACGCAACCGGCGCTGCTGAACGCACTGCGGTCAGGTGCGTCATGA
- the ypfJ gene encoding KPN_02809 family neutral zinc metallopeptidase, translating into MTFNEGMQIDTSTTSSSGGGRGPGRGIAIGGGLGGLLIVVLAMFLGVDPGTVMPQQQPMDTSGVGGEGFDLSQCKTGADANSKVECRVVATGNSVDGVWQQLLKGYTRPHVRLFKGQVQTGCGPATSDVGPFYCPVDKTAYFDTDFFQVLVDQFGSSGGPLAQEYVVAHEFGHHVQDLLGVLGRAQRDPEGATGAGVRTELQADCYAGVWAHYASITRQEGTDVPFLEPLSDKDISDALSAASSVGDDRIQKQATGRVNPEAWTHGSSEQRQKWFTIGYQTGDPNKCDTFAANNLG; encoded by the coding sequence ATGACCTTCAACGAGGGTATGCAGATCGACACGAGCACCACTTCCAGTTCCGGTGGTGGCCGCGGCCCCGGCCGTGGCATCGCGATCGGCGGAGGTCTCGGCGGTCTTTTGATCGTGGTTCTCGCGATGTTCCTCGGTGTGGACCCCGGCACGGTGATGCCTCAACAACAGCCGATGGACACCAGCGGCGTCGGAGGCGAGGGTTTCGACCTGAGCCAGTGCAAGACCGGTGCGGATGCCAACTCCAAGGTCGAGTGCCGCGTGGTCGCCACCGGAAACTCCGTGGACGGCGTGTGGCAGCAACTGCTCAAGGGATACACCCGTCCGCACGTGCGACTGTTCAAGGGCCAGGTGCAGACCGGCTGCGGTCCGGCCACCAGCGACGTCGGGCCGTTCTACTGCCCGGTGGACAAGACGGCCTACTTCGACACCGACTTCTTCCAGGTGCTCGTCGACCAGTTCGGTTCCAGCGGAGGCCCGCTCGCGCAGGAGTACGTGGTGGCCCACGAATTCGGTCACCACGTGCAGGACCTGCTCGGGGTTCTCGGCCGAGCCCAGCGCGATCCGGAGGGCGCCACCGGCGCGGGTGTGCGCACCGAACTGCAGGCCGACTGCTACGCCGGGGTGTGGGCGCACTACGCGTCGATCACCCGTCAGGAAGGCACCGACGTGCCGTTCCTGGAACCGCTGAGCGACAAGGACATCAGCGACGCCCTGTCGGCGGCCTCGTCGGTGGGCGACGATCGCATCCAGAAGCAGGCCACCGGCCGGGTCAATCCAGAGGCCTGGACCCACGGCTCCTCCGAGCAGCGCCAGAAGTGGTTCACCATCGGTTACCAGACCGGCGATCCCAACAAGTGCGACACCTTCGCCGCGAACAACCTTGGCTAG
- a CDS encoding oxidoreductase, with product MTSPIAVIGPGAIGSTVAALLHAAGQPVLLCGRTPRDGVEIRPDDGEPIRVPGPVRTDPASVDGPLDVVFLAVKDTQNAQAAAWLDRLCDEKTVVCALQNGVEQVERVSEVSRYTDEAHVVPAAVWISSEMQPDGWVRLRSEARLVLPDTPAAATVADALRATAITVERDPDFRSAAWRKLLVNAVVGFMVLADRRAGMFRRDDVAALARRYVAECLSVARADGADLGDEVVDEIVGMLAAAPEDLTTSMLTDHQAGRPLEWDIRNGVITRKAAAHGLPTPISDVVVPLLAAAGDGPG from the coding sequence ATGACGTCCCCCATCGCGGTCATCGGCCCAGGCGCCATCGGGTCCACCGTCGCCGCGCTCCTGCACGCCGCAGGCCAACCGGTTCTGCTGTGCGGCCGGACCCCGCGCGACGGTGTCGAGATCCGGCCCGACGACGGAGAACCGATCCGGGTGCCGGGCCCGGTACGCACCGATCCGGCGAGCGTCGACGGTCCACTCGACGTGGTGTTTCTCGCGGTCAAGGACACCCAGAATGCGCAGGCCGCGGCTTGGCTGGACCGGCTGTGCGACGAGAAAACCGTGGTGTGCGCGCTGCAGAACGGCGTCGAGCAGGTCGAGCGGGTCAGTGAGGTCAGCCGGTACACCGACGAAGCCCACGTCGTGCCCGCAGCGGTGTGGATCTCATCGGAGATGCAGCCTGACGGCTGGGTGCGGCTACGCAGCGAGGCCCGGCTGGTCCTGCCCGACACCCCGGCAGCGGCGACGGTGGCCGACGCGCTGCGTGCCACCGCGATCACCGTCGAGCGGGATCCCGATTTCCGTAGCGCCGCCTGGCGCAAGCTCCTGGTCAACGCCGTGGTCGGGTTCATGGTGCTGGCCGACCGGCGTGCGGGCATGTTCCGCCGCGACGACGTGGCCGCACTGGCCCGGCGCTATGTAGCGGAATGCCTGTCCGTGGCCCGGGCCGACGGTGCCGATCTGGGTGACGAGGTGGTCGACGAGATCGTCGGCATGCTGGCCGCGGCGCCCGAGGACCTGACCACCTCGATGCTGACCGACCACCAGGCCGGCCGACCGCTGGAGTGGGATATCCGCAACGGCGTCATCACCCGCAAGGCGGCCGCGCACGGCCTGCCCACCCCGATCAGCGACGTGGTGGTCCCGCTGTTGGCGGCGGCCGGCGACGGGCCGGGCTGA
- a CDS encoding SRPBCC family protein — MARTYECERVELDFIDRAPFRFVSTVDLAITAEQLFEVLSDETSWPHWATVITNVEWTSPEPRGVGTTRTVTMRGHIVGDEEFLAWEPFSHMAFRFNTSTSNAISAFAEDYRVVETAGGCHLTWVMAMKPSGLAGRLGMTMGRPVMAWLFQRFLHNLRRYTDERYGN; from the coding sequence ATGGCCCGGACCTATGAGTGCGAACGCGTCGAGTTGGACTTCATCGACCGGGCGCCGTTCCGCTTCGTCAGCACCGTCGACCTCGCCATCACCGCAGAGCAGCTGTTCGAGGTGCTCAGCGATGAGACCTCGTGGCCGCACTGGGCCACCGTCATCACCAATGTGGAGTGGACCAGCCCCGAACCTCGCGGCGTCGGCACCACCCGCACGGTCACGATGCGCGGCCACATCGTCGGTGACGAGGAGTTCCTGGCATGGGAGCCCTTCTCCCACATGGCTTTCCGATTCAACACCAGCACCTCCAACGCGATCTCGGCCTTCGCCGAGGACTACCGCGTGGTGGAGACGGCCGGCGGCTGCCACCTGACCTGGGTGATGGCCATGAAGCCGAGTGGACTGGCCGGGCGGCTCGGGATGACCATGGGCCGGCCGGTGATGGCATGGCTGTTCCAGCGGTTCCTGCACAACCTGCGCCGCTATACCGACGAGCGCTACGGCAACTAG